A stretch of DNA from Gambusia affinis linkage group LG24, SWU_Gaff_1.0, whole genome shotgun sequence:
CCTGCCCAGATTGGACACAGATATACTTGGCAGTCGGATTGTTCACAGCAGTTAGGTTAAATATTATTGGTTAGTATGATcactgtgaataaaaaacacTCTCCGAATTTATTTCAACCCTGTTTTTGTGATAGAATGACTGAAGTgttgcattttcatttagatttacttggctttgttcagatttttaaggATATTGTTCTTGTCTGTGCAATGAAACCCATAAACCTTCCAGTGTTTTTAGTCCTTGATTCCTTGATTGTTTGAGTTTTGACCTTTTCctactttatttacatttgatagGTCTTGACCTACTCAGTTTATTTCTATGTTTAGTACTGTTGGAGAGGTGTTGCCATATTAGATAATTCTTGTGCTCTTTCATCTATGAATTTTGGTTTATTGTCTTATGATAGTTTCAGGACTTTCTGTTTTCGTTTGTAGACCTTTTTCAGTCTTAGTTCATCTCGTTTTGTGTTAATTCGTCTCCTTCCCTCGGTTTCCATGCTGTTTTTCTGGCGCTGCTCTCCCACATCTCCTCTGATTAGCCCATCTGGTGTCCTTTGCCATTTTCCACCCCTGTCTCAGTATTTAAGCTCTTAGTTTCTCATTCTTTCCTGATGGATTCTtccatttctgtttgtctgtctatAAACAACGTTGGACTTAACTGTAGGTCTTtactttgactaagccattcTAACGTATGCTTACGCTTTGATCTAAAACTTTACATTGTAGCCCTAGGTTTAGTGTTTAGTCGTCTAGGGGTCAAACTGATTCAACAAAGGAAACCAACTAGaggataaatgttttacattttctgcctCTCTGGCAAACAAACCAGTTCACAGCCTATTAATTTGTTCACTGGGTTCTCAGTCTGCggatctgctgcagcagcatgtgTGGATTCAGCACTGTGGACAATGCCAGTTTTGGCTCTGAGTGAACAATCACTGCAGCACACCGAGCccccaacaaaagaaaaactgcagtgcTGATTACGGCGCAAGCCTGTGTTTcttcttgatttaaaaaagagcaTCCTGCTTGTTCAAGCAAACCGGAAAACCAAACACTGATTAGATGAGGCACTCTAATCCATCGGAGCTTGAACATCTTAATGTTGCATATGAGTCATGCAACAGGTTGCCAACAACATACACTGCGTTTTGGATTTTGAGAGTAGTTTTAGAGCTTCTGCAGCTCAAAAGGCGGAGCAGCGAACGAGAAGCGGTTTTCCCTCTGGATGAGTAATACCTCTGCGCTGCAtgcctcctctctctctctctctctggttgtCAGTCACATATTGACGGTGTGGGGAACCACGTGTCTTCACTAACTGGAAACTTCCTCCACCCCAGTTGGGCTGCAGCAAGCTGCACTAGAAAGCAGGAGGTAGATgcttccttcaaaataaaagtcatgaCAGAGCGCTTGGGTTGTTTGCACTGACATGCACTAAAACAGGAAAGTGTAACAGACTGgttctgcaaaaaacaaaacaaaaaaaagtatttttggcaTTATTTAgcattcaaattttttttaacacgcAGCAAAGTAGCTTTGAATattagtttaacatttaaataaatgcaaggTAGTAAATTAGTATTCATACTGCTGGAACTTTTCCCATTCTATCAAGTCAAATCTCCAAAGTCCAACAAATTTCTCTGGGTTTTATGCAGTAGATGAACAAGTACTGCATTGTTAtaaactggaaggaaaatatttttacataaaaaaaatagagaaaaaatgtgtaatatatatattttattcatattccGGATTTAACACTGTGTAGAACGACCCTTTGCTCCTTCAAAGAACAACAATGCTCTTTCAGCTTCTCAGTTGGGGATAGGTCTATGTTTTAACTAGGCCATATTAGCACATATACTTCTTTTGTAGAGTTGGCTGAACTGGAAGATAAACACCTGCCCCAAACCTCAAGGGTTCTGCGACTtgtaacaggttttcttccaggattttcCTGCATTTCGCATCATCAACTGTGACCAAGTTccccccacagcatgatgggGCCATCACCTTGTTTCACCATGTAACTggtgtgtttaaaataattagcagttagttttttttgtgtccaCCTCTCCCACAAGATTTACTCAAAGCGGACGTGTTTTGACTTTCTTCCAACAATTGCTTCCttcttacagttttttttctttctgctagCCAAACCAGTGAATCGTTGGTGCCATGTCTTATTTTGATGCCGCAAACCGGAACAGATGTTTGCTGTAACCGCTTCCACTTAGTTTGCTGGCTGGGTATCGATAGTCGGTGCACCTTGTCGCGTCGGTCCCCTGAGCGCGGCTGGAGAGGACTCTGATGCCCCGTGACTGGACCGAGACACCGCTGGGCTCCCGCGTCTTCCCCACATCCAGTTTCTGGACTGCTGAAGGCTCCACAGCCAGACTCCcgcagcttcttttttttcattattaccAAGGTGAGGAAGAGCGGCAGGAGGAGGCGGAgaggagagagacagacagcaacagcagcagcagcaggatctTGGCGCATTGGAGTTTATGGATTATTGAGAAACGCGGATCAAATATTCAtaaggattttttaaaagaggGAAAACACAAGGTGGGATAGTGTGAGAGATTCCCTGCAGTGATTCACCAGCAGGAGCACCGCTGATTTTTCATCCGGCGTGTGCGCTCAGCGTGTTAGAGTGCGTGcgcgcgtgcgtgcgtgtgtgtgtttggaaagGAGCCCCCCCTGCTGCAGCACTTTCCTGCCGCACGGACGGAGTGATGCCACCGAGTTGCTGACGGACACCCGGCAGGTTCTCCGCACCCCGCCTCCCTTCCCTCCCCTCCTCCCGCACTGACGGACGCATCGACCCCCTGCGATCCCCACTAATATGCAATGGTTTTTTGTGCAGAAGCAGACAGCTGCCGCGTACAGCCGACTTCACGCTAGCGCCGCCGCATGCCTGACAGTCGCCGCCGCTCCTCTCCCCGCGCCGCGCGGCAGACGACGCCATCTGAAGAGAAGCGCTCTGGGGCTTTTCGCGCCGCGGCGGCCgcgcggcagcagcagcagtagcgACCCTTCCTCCGCAGCTGAGGACCACCGGCCGCTGGGGCAGCAGGAGACGGGGATCGAGGAGACATCCGCCGCAGCGGTTGCGCTTTTCCAACCTCACGGGGGCGACGTCGACGCGGAATACGTGCGGCTGGTGGTCTCCGAGCTTGCGGGGAAAGCGGGCGAGAATCCGGGCGAAGAGCTGGGCTTCCTGCTCTTACTTTTGTCTATGGTGCAGATCGGGGGCGCGCCGCACCGCCGAACTGAGCCCGACAGCTGGCCGGTTCTGCTGGCATGCAAAGAGGGGGGAGTATCAGCCCCCATGCGGTGGGTGAATTTTAGGCTGCCGCATCCGGAGCGCTTAtcctcttccttctcttcttcttcctcctcctcttcctcctcccccgTCTCGGCCAAATCCATGCGGTTTATTTGgaacaacattttcagcaaaggATCGCATATGCTGCAGTGTCTTTGTGGCAAGAGCCTCAAGAAAACCAAGAACCCAACTGGTGAGTTAGTTTGCACGTGTGTACCTGTTACACGACAAAGTGACTGTAAAAGTGTTTGTGATGGAGTTGACCTGTGCATGTGGGACTGGGTTTTCTCTGCAGTAGCAAGGGCAGCGACTGAGAGCTCTTAGAAGGGGAGGGCTGATGATTCAAACTAATTAGCAACACTAATATAGATGTAAACTTTCAGGATCAAACACACCACATTTATGGAGCAGAAATAATGCAGAGAAACTTTTTCCTCCTGTATTCTCAGTTGTAAATGTCACAAACTCCAAATTCGACCGTTTCAATCACTTCAATTAAATGCTTATCACATCAAGCGTTATGCCTGTCTTGTTAATCTCCTGAAACTCACAAATCATGCTCCCAAGAGAGCAAAGCAGCAGACTTTCCACTGTCTCCTCTGTGTGATGGACTCACAGTGGGAACTGCTCACAGTATTGACATATTGACATTTTAGAAAGATGGCTGGCGTGTCCTGCCATAGAGTATTTAGAGGACAACATAAGAGACCAgaagataattttattattattttttttaatctctaaaaCGACATAAAGTGGAAAGTTTTGTAGAGTTCAGCAAACTTTTCTACAAACTAAGCCAACACTCGCTGAAGTGATGCGAAAGCTCCAGGATGTGTGACACCACACGGCAGTGAGcagagaataaaaatgcaaccaGTGTTTCCGCGCGGTAATGATGAGATCAGCCTTTAGTGACGGTGTGTCTTCTCTTTGTCCTTTAATGGAAAACAGCCATATCTTTTGGATGAGTGATTACAGAGCGCTGTCCTTTCAGAGTTTGGAGAGTTCAGAACGattcagcaccacggacagcaGCCTTTAAAGTCTCTATGGACTTCCTTAGTTCActgcctggagtgttgctttacCCTGGTCTGTGTTTCATACATTTGactgcaaacattttgtcaggttaGATCAAAGTGTCTCCAAAGTTGAGACCTAAACCTACTTGAGAATCTGTGGTAGAGTCTGAAAATAGTTCTTCTAAACCACTCAAACTGTTTTTGTCCTCCTTCCAAAACCCTGCAGCCTGtaattaaaagaagaagaagcacaacaacaaaaaaccactACATGAGTGCATGTTTTTCCCCCTCTGGGCTTTGGCTGAGTTTCTTCTCATTACTTCCTCTTTGCTCATTTGATGAAGCTCCCTGAATTCAGACTTGCAGCGTTTATGTGGGGGGGGGGACACAAACAGCCATGTGATGCAAAAGCGGAAACTTTTCACTGCACTGCTTTGGTAGgagtatttttctaaaacagtgtcacgttaaaaacattttgattgtgGTGCATGAATAAAGTTATAATCATTGCTTTTTAACAAACATCTCTGGCAGATTTTACTGGTTGCTTTTCACTTAGATTCACATTTAGCACcctgattttcttttccactAAAAGTGggactaaacatttaatttaatgttttctagtTAAATCTAGTGCGTATACCCTTGATGCAGCCACAGTTCTGTGGGAATAGCTGGAAAGAGAGGCTCAGAAACTTGGCTTCTTGCATGTATTGTTTTGCCATGTTCTGCAATTAGCCGATGAAAATGTTATCTCACCCGCCCACGTATCCAAACTCGCACACGAAACCCTCAAAAAGTGCTGCATCTCCGAGAAGCACAAGTTATCCCAGCAGCATCCTGCCGCTCAGCTCATAATCTTCCAGCAGCTTCCTCAGTTCAGCTGCTGgctttctgcttttaattaaagACAAGCTATGAAAACCATCTGTCTGCTTGTGTATTTAAACTTAATGCAtgtgtctattttttttgttttacaaaactcAGCATCTTGCTGGATTGTTCTCTTCAGCATTATTGCAATGGAGGATTCTATGAGTCCAATTCCTGTTTCCTGCAGATGAACCCATCTCATTCATTGTTGGAAGCAATAAGGCACAAGAATGTTCCCTGGACCTTCAATAGCCCATGCAGGCGTGGACTCCCATTCATCCTCGTGTATCTGCCCATCTTCTTTGGAGAGTTGCTGTTAAGGCTTCATGCgttatgttttattcaaaccCTGTAGTACAGCAGCAGGGTCTTGCTGTTTTTGGAAGGAAAAGTCTCCCAGTCACAAATGGACTCTTATGTTTTCAACAACGTTCAGAGTCGAGTCACTGAGTGATCAGAAGGAgagctttgttgttttctctgagCTTAAATTTGTCCTTCTGGATTGTCGTTTGCATGCCATTACGTCGTTTGAATATGATGAGCAGACAGAATCCCCATGACGTCTGTCCTCTGAAGTCACCCGTGGGGTTTTGGTTTagatatatgtgtgtgtgtgcgccctCATTAGTTCATGGGTTTTGTTGTCCAAACACACTGAGTCTGCACAAAGATGACTTTGCTGGACTGGCCTGTTTTTGCCTGGACTCATCATGTCCTGCATGTCAAACTGGGCAAGAAAATCTGCGTCATCATACGTCATCTTTTATATAATCGGACTTGAAAACAAGTTCTTCTTGCAAACATGGCATCCTGGTAGTATTTTTTGTAGTACAATTAAATAACCCACCAGTTGTTCAAACTGGTGCAACTACAAGGGGGCAAACCTCATGGTGTCAACATTCCCAAATCAAATGGAGTTATGTTAAACCTAACAGCtgcttaaaaaagaaacaggaaagtTTTTACATCCCTTTAGTGGAAGTTTGGTTCTCCTTTCTTAGCAGAATCATTTTAATCCAGCCTCAttagagttttctttttatcttgaGTGAGCTGAATTCCACAGCATTTAAGTtcaggctttgactaggccattccaaaaCCTCTGCTTTGGATCACTGTAATGCTGTGATCCAAAGTACCAGTGACTCATTGCTGGATATGCTGGATCATGATCCAGGGTTTCAGGGTCTTGCAGTTAGTCATCCAGGTCTGAGGAAAGTCTTGAGAGTCATCTAGAAGTTTTTTGGCAAATGTGTGAcaagtgttttttaaatactttttctaTTGCACTGTAGATGTGAAGACATTTCTACCTCAGTAACAGAATTATTCTTTGTTCTGGACAGGTTTCTATGGGGTTTGCAGGTGTTGGACTTCAAAAAAGTgctctacttttatttttaattgaataataatattattattatgtttcatGTCAGTCTGGTATGTTAGATGTCACGCAGGCAGATTGTAAAACAAGTGGAAGCACTTACATACAGCAGTAAGTTTTGCTGTAGATCCTATGTATGTTAATGTCAGGATTCAGAATTCTGGAGCAGAAAATTgtgttgcattaaaataaaacgtaCAGTAGCTCACGTTACCTCTCAGTGGTTACACGGTTCCGACTTGCCTAcgattatttcttttttgttctcagGCTAAATGACTTTTGAAagattgcttttaattttattttcattttacgCTGCTCTCTCACATTTTTGTAGCTAAAAGCTAGACTTTGATAAACAAATTTTCTTGGCTTTATGTGTAATTTTCTCTCTTTACTAAATCATAAGTTAAGTCATCCATGCCTCACTCTGAGT
This window harbors:
- the LOC122826872 gene encoding fibroblast growth factor 12-like isoform X1, producing the protein MQWFFVQKQTAAAYSRLHASAAACLTVAAAPLPAPRGRRRHLKRSALGLFAPRRPRGSSSSSDPSSAAEDHRPLGQQETGIEETSAAAVALFQPHGGDVDAEYVRLVVSELAGKAGENPGEELGFLLLLLSMVQIGGAPHRRTEPDSWPVLLACKEGGVSAPMRWVNFRLPHPERLSSSFSSSSSSSSSSPVSAKSMRFIWNNIFSKGSHMLQCLCGKSLKKTKNPTEPQLKGIVTRLFCRQGFYLQMGQDGSLDGTKDDSTNSSLFNLIPVGLRVVAIQSVKTGLYIAMNGEGHLYCSELFTPECKFKESVFENYYVIYSSMLYRQKESGRAWFLGLNKEGQIMKGNRVKKTKPAAHFLPKPIEVAMYREPSLHDVGEAVPKLAGGPPSKSTTCEPVVMNGGKPVSKPSKEET
- the LOC122826872 gene encoding uncharacterized protein LOC122826872 isoform X2 — translated: MQWFFVQKQTAAAYSRLHASAAACLTVAAAPLPAPRGRRRHLKRSALGLFAPRRPRGSSSSSDPSSAAEDHRPLGQQETGIEETSAAAVALFQPHGGDVDAEYVRLVVSELAGKAGENPGEELGFLLLLLSMVQIGGAPHRRTEPDSWPVLLACKEGGVSAPMRWVNFRLPHPERLSSSFSSSSSSSSSSPVSAKSMRFIWNNIFSKGSHMLQCLCGKSLKKTKNPTEPQLKGIVTRLFCRQGFYLQMGQDGSLDGTKDDSTNSSPLRLRHQ